Proteins co-encoded in one Gemmatimonadales bacterium genomic window:
- a CDS encoding phage holin family protein — translation MKSFLIRWMINTIALSAAVQVIPGIHFTDGPLQLLAVALVFGVVNAVLRPILTVLSCPLVLLTLGLFTLVINGVMLMLTARLAAIWNLGFRVDGFMPAFWGGLVVGLVSLALALLVSGDQRPGPG, via the coding sequence ATGAAATCGTTCTTGATCCGGTGGATGATCAACACCATCGCCCTGTCGGCGGCGGTGCAGGTCATTCCCGGCATTCACTTCACCGACGGCCCCCTGCAGCTCCTGGCGGTCGCGCTCGTCTTTGGGGTGGTGAACGCGGTCCTTCGGCCGATCCTGACCGTGCTTTCCTGTCCGCTGGTCCTGCTGACGCTGGGGCTCTTCACCCTGGTCATCAACGGGGTGATGCTGATGCTGACGGCGCGCCTGGCCGCCATCTGGAACCTCGGGTTCCGCGTGGACGGCTTCATGCCCGCGTTCTGGGGCGGGCTCGTGGTGGGTCTGGTGAGCCTCGCCCTGGCGCTGCTGGTCAGCGGCGACCAGCGACCGGGGCCGGGGTGA